Below is a window of Halolamina sp. CBA1230 DNA.
ACGACGAGCGCCGTGACGAACAGCGCCACCAGCAGCAGGCGATCGACGGGGAGCGGCCGGCGGTCGGCGCTCATTCTTCGTCCTCCCCCGCCAGCCGCCCCTGCCGCTCGTCGATCTCGTCGAGGCGGTCGAGCGTCTTCCGTATCGACGCCCGGATCGCGTCGCTACGGTTGACGAACTTCCCGTCCTCGCCGACGTGCTCGTCCAGATCGTCGAGCAGTTCGTCGGGGATCTCCACGGAGACTTTGCTCATCGTTCCCCCGTCGACCCAGCCACCGTTCGATCCGGTACTCGTAGAGTCATATCTGGGGAGTATCCGAGGAGTAGCAAAAACGCACCGTTCGGGAGTCGGCCGGTCCACTCGACCGAGTCGCGCCCCATGCTGTCGCGAGCGACCCGTGCGGGGTGGATCGCTGCTCCCGTTCGCGCTACCCGTCGTCGCTGGACGTCCCGGGGCCGATCGTGGGTTTCCGGAGGTTCCGCCGGCCGCCGAGGGTGAGCACGTACAGCACCCCGAGACCAATGCCGTAGGCCGCCATCAGCGGGATCGTGATCATGATCATGGTGAGCGCGTCCGCGGGGGTCAGCAGCGCGGCCACGAGCATCATGCCGATCATCACCTCGCGCCAACGGTTCCGCATCGCGGTGTAGGAGATCCCCGCGGTGTTCAGCAGCGCCATCAGGACGGGCACGTCCGCGAGGATGCCGATCCCGGCGGTGGTGAAGAAGATCAGCCAGAAGAAGTCGGTGATCCGGTAGCTGATCGTCATGTTCGCCGCCAGCGCGTCCTCGACGAGGTAGGAGATCACCCGCGGCGCCACCTCGAGGTAGCCGAACACCATTCCCCCGAGCAGTCCGGCGGTCAGGAGGGTGGCCCAGCCGAAGATGAGCTCGCGGCGTCCGCGGACGAACCCGAGGTCGCGCAGTGCGGGCCACGCGAAGTAGGCGATCAGGGGGAGCGCCGCCGCGACGCCCAGCAGCGCGGAGAACTTCACCTCGAACACCAGCGCTTCGACGGGGTGGAGCGCGATCACCTTCGACGCCTCCATCGCGGTCTGGCCGGGTTCGAGCACCTCGCCCGGCACGCGGGAGAGGAAGTCGGCGTACACGTCGCGGATGCCGCCGGTGTACAGCCAGAAGAACGACCCCGCCATCACGACCATGAACGTGCCGACGATGTAGAACAGCCCCGAGGTGAGCGAGCCGAGGATGAACTGGATATCCTTGTAGTAGCCGCCGATGTCGTCCTCGTCGGTGTCCTCGGCGAACTCGTCGAGGAACGTGCTGCTCGCGCGCTGGGTCCGGTCGCCCACGCTGCCGGGTTCGGGTTCGTCCTCCTCGGCCGCCTCCTCGGCGGCGGCGGTCGCCTCGTCGTAGCGGTCGAGGATCAGCCGCGCCCGTTCGTCGTCGTCGGCTGCCAGCGCGCGGTTGGCGTAGTAGTTGGCCGCCCGTTCGCTCAGCGCGGTGAACGTCGCCGGCGGCGCGCGTTCGAGCTCCTCGGTCGAGAGCTGGCCGACGTTCACCGCGGTCGGGTCGGTGCCCGCGAAGTAGCACGCGAGCAGGGTGTAGACGGCCACGAGAACGGCGACGACGGCGAGCACCCCCGCGGCGGCGAGGCCGGCGGCGGCGACCGTCGAGTAGCCAAAGGTCGGGACGACGGCGTCGAAGCCGGCCTGCCCGAGCAGCCCGTTCACCTCGCCGGGGTAGCCGAGCACGGCGTAGGCGATCCCGAACAGCAGCACCGCGAACACGGCGAGTGGCTGGCCCTGCTGGCGCAGGCGCTGCCCCCAGTCGACCCACTCGCGGCCGCGTTGGATCGCGCCGATCGGGTTCACCGGCGTGAACAGCGGGTCGACCTCGTAGGTCGGCGGCTCGGGCTCGTCGGGGTCGGGCTCGTGGGCCTCGTCGTGGCGGTCGAGGATCGCCTGGGCCTTCCCGTGGTCACCCTCGTCGATGGCGTTCTGGGCAGCCTCGAGCGCTTCGGGCTCGCTCATCGCTTCGAACGCCTGGATCGGCGCCGCGCGGACGCCCTCCTCGTCGAGCGTCTCGAGATCGACCCCCGTCGGGTCGCCGGTCTCGGCGTCGGGGTCGACCGTCTCCTCGAGTTCGCGGTAGGCGAACAGCAGCAGGCCGATCACGGCGAAGACGACGCCGATCCCGAGGCCGACCAGCACGACGTTCCCGATGGCGGAGAGCGAGGTGACCCCGTCGATCGCCGGCGCGCGGTAGCTGCTGCCGACCGCTTCGAGACCCGCGTTGATCGCGCCGCGGACGCCGGTGTTGGCGTAGAGCCACGCGACGGCGACGCCGGAGACGACGAGTGCGGCGGTCGCGTTCCAGTTGCGTCGGACGACCCCGCCAACCGAGAGTCGCTCGCTGCCGCGTTTCATCGTCACCGCGAACTTCGCGAGGTAGAGGCTGAACCCGTAGAGCACGAGCAGCGGCACCGCCCACATGATCTGCGTGAACGGGTCCGGCGGAGAGAACACGGCGCCGAACACGAAGATGGCGACGACCGCGTACCGCCACTTGTCCCGGAACTGCTCGTAGGGGACGATCCCAGTGTAGGAGAGCCCGGTGATCGCCAGCGGCATCTGGGCCGCCAGCCCGAACGAGAACGTCAGCAGCAGCACGAACTCGGTCCAGAGGACGATCGACCAGTAGGGGGCAAAGCCCGCCGACACCGCGTTGCCGGCGAGGAAGTTGAACATGATCGGGAAGAAGAGGAGATAGCCGTACGCCATCCCGCCCATGAACAGCGCGGCAGCGAGCAGGGCGATCCCGGCGATCTTCCACCGCGCCACCGTGATCGACGGCCAGTGGCCGCGCTCCTTCAGGGCGTCACGGGAGAAGTAGACGAGCACGGGCGAGGCGACGATGAGCCCCGCGACGAGCGAGATCTTCGCCTGCAGGAGGATCACGTCGAACGGCGTCTGGGCGATGATGTCGAACTGGGCCTCGAGCTCCGCGGGCATCCGCTGGGTGGTGACGCCCTTGAGCCACTCCCAGACCCCCCTGCGGAGGCCCATGAACGTCCCCAGGAAGCCGATCACGAAGACGATGAACACCTTCTGGAGATCCTTCTGTGCGGATCGGAGTATCGCACCCGCCGTCTCCCGCCCCTCGGCGATGGCGCGCTGGGTATCGTCGTCGAGCGCGCTGGACATAGCGAGAAGGAGCCACTTCGGCGTTATCAACCTTTCCACCTCGCGGGCAGGCGATCCGGAAAGGCCTATAAGACCGCGTGAGCCATACCGACCTATATGGCCGAGGAACCGGACGACGAGGAGGGACGCGAGCCGTCCGACTCGTCAGCGTCCGGTTCCGACGAGAGGTCGGACGCCGAACGCGAACTCATCGGACCGGAGGAGCCCGGCTCGCACGACAACGATCCCGCTTCGGACGACGAGGCGGAACCGGACGACGACGAGGCGGAACCGGACGACGACGAGACGGAACCGGACGACGACGAGACGGAACCGGACGACGACGAGACGGAACCGGACGACGACGAGACGGAACCGGACGACGACGCGGACGGTTCCGACGACGCCCCGGCGTTCACACAGGTCGACGGGCTCGGCCCCGACAACGAACCGCGGGAGGAGGTGGAGTCAGACGACGACTCCTCGGACGACGAGTCGGGCGACGACGACGAGTTCGAAGCCGAGCACGTCTTCGAGGATTACGACCCCAACGAGACGCCGACATCGCCCGAGGAGCGCGGTGCGACGATGCCCCCGGTGGATTCGGAGTCTGAAACCGAGCCGGGGGGCCCGGAGGACGCCGGGTTCGATCCGGACGACGGCCTGCTCGGCGAGGGTCCCGACTCGGACGAGGAGATGCCGCTTGCGGCCCACATCGAGGAGATGATGCGCCGGCTGTCGGTGGTGTTCATCGTCGGCGGCGCGGTCGCGCTGACACTGCTCGGGCTGGGACAGCTGTTCGAGCAGGTGCCCACGGCGGTGGACATCATCGACATCCTCTGGAACAACGCGATCCCCGGCGCGCCGGAGATCGAGGGGCGACGGCCGCGGGTGTACGGCCCGCTGGAGCTGGTGCTGACCAAGCTCAAAGTGACCGCGCTGGCGGGGCTGCTGATCGCGCTCCCCGTGTTCGTCTACGAGACGTACATGTTCATGCGTCCGGGGCTCTACCCCAAGGAGCGGCGGTACTACATCTCCGCGATCCCGACCAGCCTGATCCTCGGCACGATCGGGATGGCGTTCTCCCACTTCGTGATCATCCCGGCGATCATGAGCTACTTCACCGTCTACACCGACGAGAACGTCGCCACCGTCGCGTACGGGCTGGAGAGCACGTTCTCGCTGATCATCGTCCTGATGGGGTACATGGCGGTGATCTTCCAGATCCCGCTGTTCATCATGCTCGCGATCATGATGGGGATCGTCACCCGGGAGTGGCTCGAGGACAAGCGCCTCCTCTTCTGGGGTGGCTTTCTCACTATCGCGTTCCTCGTCAACCCCGACCCGACGGGGATGACGCCGTTCATCATCGCGGCGACGATGATCGTACTGTACGAGGGGACGCTGGCGCTGCTGCGCTGGACGGGGAACTGACCGTCACTGGGCGTCGACGCCGACCCGCATCGGAGTTCGGCTTTCCCCTCGATAAATCGGTGATAACCCAGAAAAACACGGTAGGAAGCGTCTACTCTCTAGTTGGAAAATATTACCGGATCTGGCAATCGGGGGCGAGTGTTTATACCCCGTAGCGTACTCCTTACGGCTAGACAGCCTCGCGAGGCGGGTGCCCACAGCAGCCGAACCGCGGGCGGTCGGATACCCATGAAACAGAAGCTCAAAGCGATGCTCGGCGACGACCGTGGTGTGAGCCCGGTCATCGGCGTCATCCTGATGGTCGCGATTACGGTGATTCTGGCCGCGGTTATCGGCACGTTCGTCCTCGGACTCGGGGACAGTTTGGAACAGGCGCCGCAGGCGTCGCTGAACGCGGCGGACGCGTCGGACGATTACTCGGATGCTGGTGATGACGATGCGTTCACGATCTCGCACGACGGTGGTGACGCCATCGCCTTCAGCGATATTCGAGTGATCGTCGAGCCAGTCGATGGTGACGGCGCTGCCCGGTTCGAGCAAGGTTCCTGGTCTCCCAGCCTTGACGGTGCTAATCTCACTCTGAACTACGACGGTGATAACCCAGAGTCCGGCGACGAGTTCCAAGTCGGCGACCAAGTGACGATTGCCGATGAGGACGACGACGACACACTCTCCTCCGGCGAGGACTACCGCATCCGCCTGATTCACCTCCCGTCCGAGTCGATCCTGATGGACCAGGAAGTAACGCTGCGGTAACAGTTCGCCTCCGCGACGGTCTTCCGAAACATCGTCTACACGGACGCAGCCGACTCCGATCCGTCGCCGCGCCGCAGGCCGAACTCGACCTCGATCCGGACCGTGTCGTAGGGAACGTACGGCTTCTTCGCGCGGCCGTCCGCCTCGAAGTGGACGATCTCGTACTCCGCCAGCAGGGACAGATCGTCGTGAACGTCGTGGACGTCACGGTCGAGCCGGTCGGCCAGCGCGCGGATGCTCTCGGGCGGCTGATCCATCACCGCTTCGAGTAGTTCCATCCGCCGGTCAGTGAGCAGTTGGCGGAGCCGTGCCCGGTCCTCGAAGTTGACGACGTGCGGGACCGTCTCGCCGCCCTCCCACCGTTCGGCGCGCTCGATGGCTGCCGCTTGGGCCTGCTCTGCGGGGATCGACGTGATGCGAAGGGTCGAGGGGTACTCGACCGCATCCGGATCGGACGAAAATTCGTCGTGCGTGGGTTCGGTGTCAGTCGGTTCTTCGCTCATGGATTTCGTTCACTTGGTTCTTGATAGCGGCTCGCTCTCAGTTGTTCACGTCCTCCTGGAGTCGCTTCCGGAGTCGCTCGAGACAGATCTCCAGAACGCTTAGCGGCGCCTCAACCTCGATATCCGCCGGCTCGTGCTTGACCTCACCCTCCCGCGCCAACTGGAAGTGCGTCACCCCGAGGTCGGGATGGTCGTCGTCCTTGTGCCAGCCGAGGCTAACCGCGTCGTCGACGTACTGCACGCGCTGGATGTCGTCTCCCTCGTGCGGCCGCCACAGCACCTCCAGTGTCGCGTCCGTCCGTGGGAACGCCTTGCCGAGGAACTGATCGACGGCGAGGTCGGCGACAACCGTTCGGGGGCGAACCTTGGAGGGTCTGTATCGGACGTCCGACGCGCCAGCAACGTTCTGCAGTCGCTCTTTGAGACGGCGTAGCCCCTGGCGTCGCGTGAAACCACGACCGCCGGCGAGCAACACCACTATCCGCGCTCCACCACCGCGTCAGTCGAGTCGTCGCCGAACGGCTCCAGCGTCGTCAGCGAGTCCTGCAAACTGATCGCCAGCCGGATCGCCTCACGGATCTCCATGTCGTACTCCCACTCTGCGATCGTCTCCAGCCGGTCGTTACGCTCCGTCTCCGTGAGGTCGTCCCGGCCGACGCTCCGGCGCAGCTCCGACAGCGACTCCACGTCGTACGCCTCGCGCCACTCCTCGATCTCGGTCGCGATGGCGTCCAGTTCCGCAGTCAGTTCGTCGACGCCGTGGGCCTCGGCCAGCCGCCGCACCTCGTCGAGGAACTGTGTCACCTCGTCGGGCTTGTACCCGATCCCTCGATCGGTCTCGACAGCTTCGAGATCACCCTGCTCGACCATCCGTTCGAGGTACTTCACCGCCGTATCCCGCGAGACGTTCGCCTCGTCGGCGATCCATCCGGCGTTCCGTGGCTCGGTTCGCGTCGACGCGACGTGGCGGACGCGTGCTTCGGCGTCCATCCCGTCGAGCCACGCTGACTCCCGCTGGCTCATACCCGCCAGTTCGTCGCTGCGACACAAATAGTTTCTCACGAAAACGAGATATTTCGCCCAATTCATCGACAGATGTCGTCGCTACCTCGACGGCGTCACGGAAAAGACGTGCCCGAAAGAACTACTGCGGCGTCGGCTCCGAACCGCCCGCGGGCTTCGTCACGTCGGAGCTCTCCAGCGCCGAGCCGGTGATGCTCTTGAGCCGGCTCACGAGCGAGTCCTTCTCGCCCTCGCCTTCGAGTGCGACTTCGAGCACCTCGGAGATGTGCGAGACCGGGATGATCTCGATCATGTCCTTGTACTCGTCCTCGATCATCACGTCCTGCTCGTTGGCCTGCGGGATGATCACGCGGTCACAGCCCGCCTTCGCGGCGGCCTCGATCTTGTGGGTGACGCCGCCGACGGGGAGCACGTCCCCGCGCACCGACAGCGAGCCCGTCATCGCGAGGCTCTGATCGACGCCGATGTTCTCCAGCGCGGAGATCACCGCCGTCGCGACCGTGATCGACGCCGAGTCGCCGTCGACGCCCTGCTGGCCGGTCTGGATGAACTGGATGTGGATGTCCTTGTCCGAGATCTGCTCGTCGGTGTACTTCTTGATGATCGCCGAGACGTTCTGCACCGACTCCTCGGCCATCTCCTGGAGCTGGCCGGTGGCGATCACCTGCCCACCCATCCCCTGGGAGGGGGTGATCTCCGCCATCACCGGCAGCATGATCCCGGAGTCGTCGCCCATCACGGCGAGGCCGTTGACGCGGCCGACCTCGTGGCCTTCGGAGACCTGGAGCTCGTAATCCTTCCGGCGCTCGATGTAGTCGTCCGCGAGCTGCTGCTCGATCGAACGGCTACGGCCCTTGGCCTCGAGCACGTGCTCGCGCGTGGTGGCGTCGGCGCCCTCGCCACGGGCGATGTCACCCGCGACGCGGACCAGCCCACCCAGCGAGCGGAGTTCGAGCGTGAGGTGGTCCTTCCGGCCCGAGCGGCGCCGGGCCTCGAGGATGACCTCCTCGACGGCGTCGTCCGTGAAGTGCGGGAGTCGGCCGTCGTTCTCGACCTCCTGTGCCACGAAGCGCGCGTACTTCCGGCGCATCTCCGGGCTGTCGCGGATGGTGTCGTCCATGTACACCTCGTACCCGTAGCCGCGGATGCGGTTCCGGAGCGCGGGGTGCATGTTCTCCATCGCGTCCAGGTTCCCCGCTGCGACCATCACGAAGTCCGTCGGGACGGGTTCGGTCTGGACCATCGCGCCCGAGGAGCGCTCTGACTGGCCCGTGATCCCGAACTCGCCCTCCTGGACCGCGGTCATGAGATGCTGCTGGGAGCGCACGTCGAGCGTGTTGATCTCGTCGATGAACAGCACGCCCTTGTTCGCCTTGTGGATCGCGCCGGCCTCGACGCGGTCGTGGCTCGGCGTCTCCATCCCGCCGGACTGGAACGGGTCGTGGCGGACGTCGCCCAGCAGCGCACCCGCGTGGGCACCCGTCGCGTCCTCGAACGGCGCCGTCTTCGTGTCGGCGTTGTCCACCAGCAGGTTCGGGATCATCGCGTCGCTGCCACGGGAGATGTACTGGAACCCGATGTAGATCAGCACCGCCGCGATCACGGCGATGATGGGGTTCCCCATCGCGAGGATGGCGTAGCCGGCGACGACGGCGATCACGATCCACATCAGGAGGCTGCGCAGCTGATCGCGCTTCTGGGCCTCCTCCTTGTGGGCGTCGATGATCTGTTCGCCCTTGCCTGCGGGGACGGTCCGGACTTTCGGCTCGTTGCTGTCGTCCGGGTTGTGGTAGACGAGCACGTCCTGGAGCTCCTCCTTCGGCAGGAGCTCCGCCATCGCCTTCGCGAGCATCGACTTCCCCGTCCCGGGGGAGCCGATCATCATCACGTGGCGGCGCTGCTTGGCCGCCTTCATCACGACGTCCCGGGCGTGCTCCTGCCCGATCACCTGGTCGACCAGCCGATCGGGCACCTCGATCTCGTCGGTCGAGTCGATCCGGAGCCCGCCGAGCAGGTCGTCCTTCCCGATCTCCTCGTCGTCGTCGATTTCGGCGTCGAACTCCACCTCGCTCCCGAGGTCCTCGATCCCGGGAGCCTCGTCCTCGTCCTCCTCGCGGGGCTGCTGCTCCGCGGGGGGGTCGGGCTGTTCGTCGGGGTCGCCCTCTCGGGCGCCCGACCCGTTGAGCGGGAAGGGATCCTCCCCCTGCTCCCCCTCGTCGGGCACGTCGGTATCGTCCGTTTCGTTGCTCATAGAACGCTGTCGCTACTACAAACGAGGCTCGCGCGCCTGATATACTTTCCCCCATCAGTGGAACTCGCTCCTCTTCCGGAATCCGTAGGTATGAGGCTCTAAACCACGTTTTTCCACAAACTCTCCCTGGCCGATCGCTTATAAATGGGGTCGGGTGGGCCGACCCGCGGTTTTTATTCCCCCCGGGAGCGAACGCGGTGAGCATGCGGGGGTTCTACATCGGACGGTTCCAGCCGTACCACGACGGCCACCACCGGATGGTGACGGAGATCGCCGACGAGGTCGACGAGCTCGTGATCGGTATCGGCTCCGCGGGCGACTCCCACACGACGCGGAACCCCTTCACCGCCGGCGAGCGTGTGATGATGGTGACGAAGGCGTTGAAGGAGCTCGACGTCACCAGCTACGTCGTCCCGATCGAGGACCTCGACCGGAACGCGGTCTGGGTCAGCCACGTCCAGTCGATGACCCCGAAGTTCGACGTGGCGTACTCGAACAACCCGCTCGTCGTCCGGCTGTTCGGGGAGGCCGGCGTCGAGGTGCGCCAGTCGCCGATGTTCCAGCGCGACGTACTCGAAGGGACGGAGATCCGCGAACGGCTCGTCACCGGCGGCGACTGGGAGTCGCTCGTCCCCGACGCCGTCGCCGCCACGATCCACGAGATCGACGGCGTCGAGCGCATCCGACAGATATCCGAGACCGACACCAACGGGAACTGATGGTCGAGGCCGGGATCGCGTTCGGGGTGATGAACGCGATCGGCCTCGTGGCCTTCGCCGCCGTCGGCGCGCTGAAAGGCAGCGACGCCGGCCTCGACCTGTTCGGCGTGGCGGTGCTGGGCTTTCTCACCGCGCTCGGGGGCGGGACGATCCGTGACCTGTTGGTCGGCCGGATCCCCACGTCGCTCCAGTCGAACACGGAGGTGCTGTTCGCCGCCGCCGGGATCGCCCTCGCCGTCGCGCTCGCCACCCGAGTCGAGGTCGACGAGAGCCGCAAGCTCTCGTCTGCCAACCAGAACGCGTCGCGTTCTGGTGACGGTGATCTGATGGAGAGCCCCGCGGTGCTCCTCCCCGACGCGGTCGGCCTCGCGGCGTTCGCCGCGACCGGCGCCGCGGTCGGGATCGAAGCCGGCCTCTCGCCGTTCGGCGTCGTCGTCACCGCGACGCTCACGGGCGTCGGGGGTGGGAGCCTCTCGGATCTGCTGCTCGCCCGGATCCCAGCGGTGCTCCGCGAGGACTTCTACGCGACGCCCGCGGTCGCCGGCGGCGCCGTCGCCCCGCCAGCGGTCGCTGCCGGCCTCTCGGTCGGCGCGACGACGCTGTTCGCGGCGGGCGTGGTGTTCGGCCTCCGCCTCGGCGCGCTGCGGTACGGCTGGCGGCTGCCGACGGTCTGAGCCCGCTATCGGTCGACCCCGCCGCGGAGCTGGACGGCGATCCCCGTGGCGGCGGCGCCGAGCATCGCCCCGGCGAGGTAGATCGTGAGATCGGTATCCGTGCTCCTGAACAGGCCGAGTGACGACCCCGCGAGGACGACGAACAGCACGATCAGGACGGTTCGTTCCCGTTCCATGGCTCGACGCGCGTCCCGTTCGACCATAAAATCGCACGCTCGCCACGGCTGGCCGACGCGGAGGAGGACTACCGTTCCGCCCGCTCGACGACCGCGCGGGCCAGCGTCTCGAAGTCGGCCTCCTCGGGCACCACGTCGACCGTGATCCCCGCCTCCCGCGCGGTCTCGGCGGGGCTCTCGGCGATCGCGCCGACGACGGCCTCGTTCAGCCCCGCGACCGCGTCCTCGCGGATCCCACGCCCCTCGGCCGCGGCGAGAAACCCCTCGACGGTCGAGGCGGAGGTGAACGCGGCGCCGTCCAGCTCCCCGCGAGCAGCCAGTTCCGCGGACTCGTCGGCGTCGTCGGGGCGTTCGAGCCGGTAGAGCGTCGTCTCGCTCACGTCGGCGCCCGCGTCGCGCAGGCCCTCGGGCATCGTCGCGCTCGCCCGGTCCGAGCGCGCGAGCGCGACGGTCTTCCCGTCGACGTCGTCACGGAGTGACGCGACCATCCCCGCGGAGTCGTACTGCTCGGGCACGCGGTCGACGGTCCAGCCAGCCGACTCGGCAGCCTCGGCGGTCGAGGCGCCGATACAGCACAACACGGCGTCGCCGGGAGCCCAGCCCGCGTCGGCGAGCACGTCCACGCCCGTCGAAGACGTGAGCACGACGAAGTCGGCGTCGGGTGGCGTCTCGTCGGTCGGTTCGATCGTCAGCATCGGGTCCGGCACCGGCTCGGCACCGAGCGAGTCGAGGAGGTCGGCGGCGTCGTCGATGCGGCCGTCGTCCGGGCGGAAGACGGCGACGCGCGGGCGGGACATGCTACTCCTCGGCGGCGGCCGCGATCAGGTCG
It encodes the following:
- a CDS encoding twin-arginine translocase subunit TatC; the encoded protein is MAEEPDDEEGREPSDSSASGSDERSDAERELIGPEEPGSHDNDPASDDEAEPDDDEAEPDDDETEPDDDETEPDDDETEPDDDETEPDDDADGSDDAPAFTQVDGLGPDNEPREEVESDDDSSDDESGDDDEFEAEHVFEDYDPNETPTSPEERGATMPPVDSESETEPGGPEDAGFDPDDGLLGEGPDSDEEMPLAAHIEEMMRRLSVVFIVGGAVALTLLGLGQLFEQVPTAVDIIDILWNNAIPGAPEIEGRRPRVYGPLELVLTKLKVTALAGLLIALPVFVYETYMFMRPGLYPKERRYYISAIPTSLILGTIGMAFSHFVIIPAIMSYFTVYTDENVATVAYGLESTFSLIIVLMGYMAVIFQIPLFIMLAIMMGIVTREWLEDKRLLFWGGFLTIAFLVNPDPTGMTPFIIAATMIVLYEGTLALLRWTGN
- a CDS encoding twin-arginine translocase subunit TatC, which codes for MSSALDDDTQRAIAEGRETAGAILRSAQKDLQKVFIVFVIGFLGTFMGLRRGVWEWLKGVTTQRMPAELEAQFDIIAQTPFDVILLQAKISLVAGLIVASPVLVYFSRDALKERGHWPSITVARWKIAGIALLAAALFMGGMAYGYLLFFPIMFNFLAGNAVSAGFAPYWSIVLWTEFVLLLTFSFGLAAQMPLAITGLSYTGIVPYEQFRDKWRYAVVAIFVFGAVFSPPDPFTQIMWAVPLLVLYGFSLYLAKFAVTMKRGSERLSVGGVVRRNWNATAALVVSGVAVAWLYANTGVRGAINAGLEAVGSSYRAPAIDGVTSLSAIGNVVLVGLGIGVVFAVIGLLLFAYRELEETVDPDAETGDPTGVDLETLDEEGVRAAPIQAFEAMSEPEALEAAQNAIDEGDHGKAQAILDRHDEAHEPDPDEPEPPTYEVDPLFTPVNPIGAIQRGREWVDWGQRLRQQGQPLAVFAVLLFGIAYAVLGYPGEVNGLLGQAGFDAVVPTFGYSTVAAAGLAAAGVLAVVAVLVAVYTLLACYFAGTDPTAVNVGQLSTEELERAPPATFTALSERAANYYANRALAADDDERARLILDRYDEATAAAEEAAEEDEPEPGSVGDRTQRASSTFLDEFAEDTDEDDIGGYYKDIQFILGSLTSGLFYIVGTFMVVMAGSFFWLYTGGIRDVYADFLSRVPGEVLEPGQTAMEASKVIALHPVEALVFEVKFSALLGVAAALPLIAYFAWPALRDLGFVRGRRELIFGWATLLTAGLLGGMVFGYLEVAPRVISYLVEDALAANMTISYRITDFFWLIFFTTAGIGILADVPVLMALLNTAGISYTAMRNRWREVMIGMMLVAALLTPADALTMIMITIPLMAAYGIGLGVLYVLTLGGRRNLRKPTIGPGTSSDDG
- the lonB gene encoding ATP-dependent protease LonB — its product is MSNETDDTDVPDEGEQGEDPFPLNGSGAREGDPDEQPDPPAEQQPREEDEDEAPGIEDLGSEVEFDAEIDDDEEIGKDDLLGGLRIDSTDEIEVPDRLVDQVIGQEHARDVVMKAAKQRRHVMMIGSPGTGKSMLAKAMAELLPKEELQDVLVYHNPDDSNEPKVRTVPAGKGEQIIDAHKEEAQKRDQLRSLLMWIVIAVVAGYAILAMGNPIIAVIAAVLIYIGFQYISRGSDAMIPNLLVDNADTKTAPFEDATGAHAGALLGDVRHDPFQSGGMETPSHDRVEAGAIHKANKGVLFIDEINTLDVRSQQHLMTAVQEGEFGITGQSERSSGAMVQTEPVPTDFVMVAAGNLDAMENMHPALRNRIRGYGYEVYMDDTIRDSPEMRRKYARFVAQEVENDGRLPHFTDDAVEEVILEARRRSGRKDHLTLELRSLGGLVRVAGDIARGEGADATTREHVLEAKGRSRSIEQQLADDYIERRKDYELQVSEGHEVGRVNGLAVMGDDSGIMLPVMAEITPSQGMGGQVIATGQLQEMAEESVQNVSAIIKKYTDEQISDKDIHIQFIQTGQQGVDGDSASITVATAVISALENIGVDQSLAMTGSLSVRGDVLPVGGVTHKIEAAAKAGCDRVIIPQANEQDVMIEDEYKDMIEIIPVSHISEVLEVALEGEGEKDSLVSRLKSITGSALESSDVTKPAGGSEPTPQ
- a CDS encoding ribbon-helix-helix domain-containing protein, which codes for MSKVSVEIPDELLDDLDEHVGEDGKFVNRSDAIRASIRKTLDRLDEIDERQGRLAGEDEE
- a CDS encoding type IV pilin encodes the protein MKQKLKAMLGDDRGVSPVIGVILMVAITVILAAVIGTFVLGLGDSLEQAPQASLNAADASDDYSDAGDDDAFTISHDGGDAIAFSDIRVIVEPVDGDGAARFEQGSWSPSLDGANLTLNYDGDNPESGDEFQVGDQVTIADEDDDDTLSSGEDYRIRLIHLPSESILMDQEVTLR
- a CDS encoding transcriptional regulator: MSEEPTDTEPTHDEFSSDPDAVEYPSTLRITSIPAEQAQAAAIERAERWEGGETVPHVVNFEDRARLRQLLTDRRMELLEAVMDQPPESIRALADRLDRDVHDVHDDLSLLAEYEIVHFEADGRAKKPYVPYDTVRIEVEFGLRRGDGSESAASV
- a CDS encoding uroporphyrinogen-III synthase, which encodes MSRPRVAVFRPDDGRIDDAADLLDSLGAEPVPDPMLTIEPTDETPPDADFVVLTSSTGVDVLADAGWAPGDAVLCCIGASTAEAAESAGWTVDRVPEQYDSAGMVASLRDDVDGKTVALARSDRASATMPEGLRDAGADVSETTLYRLERPDDADESAELAARGELDGAAFTSASTVEGFLAAAEGRGIREDAVAGLNEAVVGAIAESPAETAREAGITVDVVPEEADFETLARAVVERAER
- a CDS encoding nicotinamide-nucleotide adenylyltransferase; protein product: MRGFYIGRFQPYHDGHHRMVTEIADEVDELVIGIGSAGDSHTTRNPFTAGERVMMVTKALKELDVTSYVVPIEDLDRNAVWVSHVQSMTPKFDVAYSNNPLVVRLFGEAGVEVRQSPMFQRDVLEGTEIRERLVTGGDWESLVPDAVAATIHEIDGVERIRQISETDTNGN
- a CDS encoding trimeric intracellular cation channel family protein; translation: MVEAGIAFGVMNAIGLVAFAAVGALKGSDAGLDLFGVAVLGFLTALGGGTIRDLLVGRIPTSLQSNTEVLFAAAGIALAVALATRVEVDESRKLSSANQNASRSGDGDLMESPAVLLPDAVGLAAFAATGAAVGIEAGLSPFGVVVTATLTGVGGGSLSDLLLARIPAVLREDFYATPAVAGGAVAPPAVAAGLSVGATTLFAAGVVFGLRLGALRYGWRLPTV